One genomic window of Streptococcus mitis includes the following:
- a CDS encoding sugar-binding domain-containing protein, with protein sequence MGREEVLRNYWFFSQEVGKEEALASDFQRGNWQAIQVPHDWSIYNDFDQYSPAQNEGGQLNGGQAWYRTQFYLEEDASLVSVRLLFDGVYMNAQVYINGQVLGYYPSGYTPFSYDITPYLRNDGTANQLAVFVENQQPSSRWYSGSGIYREVKLLITDSVHLDLYGIKIESPKLKKQRDGWVETQLTSKVSNDGSQSVSVYLEQSIWYDGQQLSDWQATDSVVIEAGDKHHFQQAISIFQPLLWDIDHPHLYQLKTHLYKNGILVDEEEETFGYRYMDWQADKGFFLNGRWLKIHGVCLHHDYGALGAVENRSAAERRLRQMKEMGVNAIRITHNPASSILLDVAAKMGLLIQEEAFDTWYGGKKEYDYGRFFEEEATHPEAKAGDFWSDYDLRTMIERGKNNPSIFMWSLGNEVSEANGDAHSLKTIKRLLGRVKEVDDSRFVTMGMDQFRFGDGSGGHEKIADLLDVVGLNYSEDNIDGIRKRHPKWRLYGSETSSATRTRDSYFRPDKEWVGDNRRVRNFEQSDYGNDRVPWGKTATASWIADRNRLDYAGQFIWTGVDYIGEPTPWHNQNDTPVKSSYFGIVDTAGIPKNDYYFYQSQWLDADQHPMVHILPHWNWEIHKSYQQVVDKYGDIPVRVYSNARSVELFLNGKSKGRKTFQEKWTSDGRKYQEGQGSGQLYLEWRLPYQPGELHAVAYDCQGQLVSEDRVVTAGKPTKIGLHAEKSQLEQDGQDLLYLYFDVLDKDGNWVPTTSNQLHFKIEGPARIVGVDNGRQASRERYQAQKNGRFKRKAFHGKGVLLVQSLEQTGYVRVKASARGLEPASFDLLVGEALASQPVKNKCLFEIRMDKQPGLQEGDSPAIGLYPQTVDNPVNKVGNSEVIWETSGSAHAIIKQGVLHCLSAGDLAIRAIYQGKTYQMHLQVAENTSLGQAVFVRPLRLYTAKGTYPQLPSSVLVDYESGGAKRVKVVWEAISEEDMASFHEFTVSGQLEGLDLKASAQVCVQGICAIEPERVWTLVKEAPHLPDRVKLVLSDGRRDTAKVTWDELNPQVYAQVGESVLTGQVAGCELPATVTIHVTDASVDGEVISNQWTGSNLPLVFASHSEPNHPASYLNDKVITRKKSTANTWIAKSEQASVGILFGDAGILKPRFVDNLTLYYVENQEYVAVEPTFIDYYVGNEPSLPRTPNHLDKDSLLKQEENWQPVSGIRKVSSDKDEELRFEFDKVETYALRLRFEGLLSPLALTELQVHAKKVKKSVDRK encoded by the coding sequence ATGGGAAGAGAAGAAGTTTTACGAAATTACTGGTTTTTTAGCCAAGAGGTGGGGAAGGAAGAGGCCTTGGCGTCGGATTTTCAGAGGGGAAATTGGCAGGCTATTCAAGTACCGCACGACTGGAGTATTTACAATGATTTTGACCAGTATTCGCCAGCACAAAATGAGGGTGGTCAGTTAAACGGGGGTCAAGCCTGGTATCGAACACAGTTTTACTTGGAAGAAGATGCCAGTCTTGTATCGGTGCGTTTGTTGTTTGACGGGGTTTACATGAATGCCCAAGTCTATATCAACGGGCAAGTGTTGGGCTATTATCCCAGTGGCTATACGCCTTTTTCTTATGATATCACGCCTTATCTAAGAAATGATGGGACAGCCAACCAGCTTGCGGTTTTTGTGGAAAATCAGCAACCTAGCAGTCGTTGGTATTCTGGTAGCGGTATTTACCGAGAAGTAAAATTATTGATTACAGATTCGGTGCATCTGGATTTATATGGGATTAAGATAGAAAGTCCCAAGCTAAAGAAACAAAGAGATGGATGGGTGGAAACTCAGCTTACAAGTAAGGTTTCAAATGATGGCTCTCAGTCTGTGTCGGTGTATTTGGAACAGAGTATCTGGTATGATGGGCAGCAACTGTCAGACTGGCAGGCGACAGATTCTGTAGTGATTGAAGCTGGGGACAAACATCATTTCCAACAAGCAATATCAATTTTTCAACCCTTGCTTTGGGATATTGATCATCCTCACCTTTACCAATTGAAGACTCACCTTTACAAAAATGGCATTTTGGTTGATGAAGAAGAGGAGACCTTTGGTTACCGCTATATGGATTGGCAAGCGGATAAGGGCTTCTTTCTAAATGGTCGCTGGTTGAAGATTCATGGAGTTTGTCTGCACCATGACTATGGAGCGCTGGGAGCTGTGGAAAATAGGTCGGCTGCCGAGAGACGCCTGCGCCAAATGAAGGAAATGGGAGTCAACGCTATCCGAATAACACACAATCCAGCCAGTAGCATCTTGCTAGATGTGGCTGCCAAAATGGGCCTACTCATTCAAGAAGAAGCCTTTGATACTTGGTATGGAGGCAAGAAAGAGTATGACTATGGTCGCTTTTTTGAGGAAGAAGCGACTCATCCAGAAGCGAAAGCAGGCGATTTCTGGTCAGATTATGATTTGCGTACTATGATTGAGCGTGGCAAGAACAATCCATCGATTTTTATGTGGTCCTTGGGAAATGAAGTCAGCGAAGCAAATGGTGATGCTCATTCATTGAAGACTATCAAACGTTTGCTAGGAAGAGTCAAAGAAGTGGATGATAGCCGTTTTGTGACCATGGGAATGGATCAATTCCGCTTTGGAGATGGTTCTGGAGGTCATGAAAAGATTGCTGATTTGCTGGATGTGGTGGGTTTGAATTACTCAGAAGACAATATTGATGGGATTCGCAAAAGACATCCCAAGTGGCGACTTTATGGGTCTGAAACCTCATCGGCTACCCGAACGCGTGACAGCTATTTTCGCCCAGATAAGGAATGGGTTGGGGATAATCGCCGCGTGCGGAATTTTGAACAGTCAGACTACGGCAATGATCGAGTTCCTTGGGGAAAGACAGCGACGGCCTCTTGGATAGCAGATAGAAATAGGTTAGACTATGCGGGTCAATTTATTTGGACAGGAGTGGACTATATCGGTGAGCCGACCCCTTGGCACAATCAAAACGACACGCCTGTAAAAAGTTCCTATTTTGGGATCGTGGATACGGCGGGGATTCCTAAAAATGACTATTATTTCTATCAAAGTCAGTGGTTGGATGCAGATCAGCATCCCATGGTTCATATCTTACCTCACTGGAATTGGGAAATCCACAAGAGTTATCAACAAGTTGTGGATAAGTATGGGGATATCCCTGTTAGAGTGTATTCAAATGCCCGTTCTGTAGAGCTATTTCTAAATGGAAAATCCAAAGGCAGGAAGACTTTTCAGGAAAAATGGACTTCAGATGGTAGAAAATACCAAGAGGGACAAGGTTCTGGCCAACTCTATCTCGAATGGCGTTTGCCTTATCAACCAGGAGAATTGCATGCTGTAGCCTATGACTGTCAAGGTCAGCTTGTGTCAGAAGATAGGGTGGTGACTGCAGGTAAGCCAACCAAAATCGGGTTACATGCCGAGAAATCACAACTGGAGCAAGATGGGCAAGACCTCCTTTATCTCTATTTTGATGTATTGGACAAGGATGGAAATTGGGTTCCGACTACTTCCAATCAGCTTCATTTTAAAATTGAGGGCCCTGCTCGCATTGTGGGTGTGGATAATGGCAGGCAGGCCAGTCGTGAACGTTACCAAGCCCAGAAAAATGGTCGGTTTAAGCGGAAAGCCTTTCATGGCAAGGGTGTCCTTTTAGTTCAGAGCTTGGAGCAGACTGGTTATGTGAGAGTAAAAGCCAGTGCTAGAGGGCTAGAGCCAGCAAGTTTTGATCTTTTAGTGGGAGAGGCTTTGGCTTCCCAACCAGTGAAAAATAAGTGCTTGTTTGAGATTCGAATGGACAAGCAGCCAGGTTTACAAGAAGGAGATTCCCCAGCCATTGGACTTTATCCACAAACTGTGGATAACCCTGTGAACAAGGTGGGGAATAGTGAAGTGATTTGGGAGACGAGTGGTAGTGCCCACGCCATTATCAAGCAGGGAGTGCTTCATTGCTTGTCTGCAGGTGACTTGGCTATCCGCGCCATTTATCAAGGGAAGACCTATCAAATGCACCTGCAGGTCGCAGAAAATACCTCGCTAGGGCAGGCAGTTTTTGTACGACCACTTCGCTTGTATACAGCTAAGGGAACTTATCCACAGCTGCCATCTTCAGTTTTGGTAGACTATGAGTCAGGCGGTGCAAAACGAGTCAAGGTTGTTTGGGAGGCAATCTCCGAAGAAGATATGGCAAGCTTTCATGAGTTTACGGTATCTGGCCAGCTAGAGGGTTTGGATTTAAAGGCTTCTGCTCAGGTTTGTGTCCAAGGGATTTGCGCTATTGAGCCTGAAAGGGTTTGGACGCTTGTCAAGGAAGCCCCACATTTACCAGACCGAGTCAAGCTAGTCTTATCAGATGGCAGACGAGATACGGCCAAGGTTACTTGGGATGAACTCAATCCTCAAGTCTATGCTCAGGTAGGAGAAAGTGTGCTCACAGGGCAGGTAGCGGGCTGTGAATTGCCAGCAACAGTCACCATTCATGTGACAGATGCCAGTGTAGATGGGGAAGTTATTTCCAATCAGTGGACAGGATCCAATTTGCCTCTGGTCTTTGCCTCCCACTCAGAGCCTAATCACCCAGCATCTTACCTCAATGACAAGGTCATTACTCGGAAAAAATCGACAGCCAATACTTGGATTGCCAAGTCAGAGCAAGCCAGCGTGGGTATTCTGTTTGGAGATGCAGGGATTTTAAAACCGCGATTTGTGGATAACCTGACCTTGTATTATGTTGAAAATCAAGAATATGTGGCCGTTGAGCCGACCTTTATCGATTATTATGTAGGGAATGAGCCTAGCTTGCCTCGGACTCCAAATCATTTGGATAAGGATTCACTGCTCAAGCAAGAGGAGAATTGGCAACCTGTATCAGGCATCCGAAAAGTGTCAAGCGACAAGGATGAAGAGCTTCGTTTTGAATTTGATAAGGTGGAAACTTACGCCCTTCGTCTTCGATTTGAAGGCTTGCTCAGTCCCCTAGCGCTAACAGAATTGCAAGTACATGCCAAAAAAGTAAAGAAAAGTGTAGATAGGAAGTAG
- a CDS encoding alpha-L-fucosidase, with amino-acid sequence MVREIKPHGPLPSQAQLAYLEDELAAFIHFGPNTFYDQEWGTGQENPERFNPTRLDAREWVRVLKETGFKKLILVVKHHDGFVLYPTVHTDYSVKASPWRSGEGDLLLEVSQAATEFDMDMGVYLSPWDAHSPLYHVDREADYNAYYLAQLKEILSNPAYGNGGKFAEVWMDGARGEGAQKVNYEFEKWFETIRDLQGDCLIFSTEGTSIRWIGNERGYAGDPLWQKVNPDKLGTEAALDYLQHGDSSGTIFSIGEADVSIRPGWFYHEDQDPKSLEELVEIYFHSVGRGTPLLLNIPPNQDGLFDAKDIERLYEFAAYRNELYKEDLALGAEVFGPALSADFACHHLTDGLETSSWASDVGLPIQLELDLGSPKTFDVIELREDLKLGQRIAAFHVQVEMDGVWQEFGTGFTVGHKRLLRGPLVEAQKVRVMITEAQSKPVLTKISLYKTPRLSQKVVVQGLAFVEKSLAVTKGETLHFRIERSESSTPLETKISIQPGTGVHGVAYQDEIQVLQFQAGESKKDLTIPTLYFAADKTLDFYLNLTVDGQLVDQAQVQVS; translated from the coding sequence ATGGTAAGAGAAATAAAACCGCATGGCCCCTTGCCTAGTCAGGCCCAGCTAGCTTATTTAGAGGATGAACTAGCAGCCTTTATCCATTTTGGGCCCAATACCTTTTATGACCAGGAATGGGGGACAGGTCAGGAGAATCCTGAACGATTTAACCCGACAAGGTTAGACGCGCGTGAGTGGGTTCGTGTACTCAAAGAAACGGGCTTTAAAAAGTTGATTTTGGTGGTCAAACACCACGATGGTTTTGTCCTCTATCCGACAGTTCACACAGATTATTCGGTCAAGGCCAGTCCTTGGAGGAGTGGAGAGGGGGATTTGCTCCTTGAAGTATCACAAGCTGCCACAGAGTTTGATATGGATATGGGGGTCTACCTGTCACCGTGGGATGCCCACAGTCCTCTCTATCATGTGGACCGAGAAGCGGACTATAATGCCTATTATCTGGCTCAGCTGAAGGAGATCTTATCAAATCCTGCCTATGGAAATGGAGGGAAATTTGCTGAGGTCTGGATGGATGGTGCCAGAGGAGAGGGCGCTCAAAAGGTCAATTATGAATTTGAAAAATGGTTTGAAACCATTCGTGACCTGCAGGGCGATTGCTTAATTTTTTCAACAGAAGGCACCAGTATACGCTGGATTGGCAATGAACGAGGGTATGCAGGTGATCCCCTGTGGCAAAAGGTGAATCCTGACAAACTAGGAACAGAAGCAGCGCTGGATTATCTTCAGCATGGAGATTCTTCAGGCACTATTTTTTCAATCGGTGAGGCAGATGTTTCCATCCGGCCAGGTTGGTTTTACCATGAGGACCAGGATCCTAAGTCTCTTGAGGAGTTGGTAGAGATTTATTTTCACTCGGTGGGTCGGGGAACTCCACTCTTGCTTAATATTCCGCCGAATCAAGATGGGCTATTTGATGCAAAGGATATTGAACGACTTTATGAATTTGCTGCCTATCGCAATGAGCTCTATAAAGAAGATTTGGCTCTGGGAGCTGAGGTATTTGGTCCAGCTCTTTCCGCAGACTTCGCTTGTCACCATCTGACAGATGGTCTTGAGACCAGCTCTTGGGCAAGTGATGTAGGCTTGCCCATCCAGTTAGAACTCGACTTAGGTTCTCCTAAAACTTTTGATGTAATTGAGTTAAGAGAAGATTTGAAGCTAGGGCAACGAATCGCTGCTTTTCATGTGCAAGTAGAGATGGATGGCGTCTGGCAAGAATTTGGTACAGGCTTTACAGTTGGTCATAAGCGTCTCCTGCGAGGTCCGCTAGTAGAGGCACAGAAGGTGCGCGTGATGATTACCGAGGCGCAATCTAAGCCTGTATTGACCAAGATTTCACTCTATAAAACTCCGAGGTTATCACAAAAAGTAGTTGTTCAGGGGCTAGCATTTGTAGAAAAAAGTCTAGCTGTGACAAAGGGAGAGACTCTTCATTTTAGGATTGAACGTAGCGAAAGTAGTACTCCTTTAGAGACTAAGATTTCGATCCAACCGGGGACAGGTGTCCATGGTGTCGCCTATCAGGACGAAATTCAAGTCCTTCAATTCCAAGCTGGGGAAAGCAAAAAAGACCTGACCATACCAACCCTGTATTTTGCTGCCGACAAGACCTTGGATTTCTATCTGAATCTGACTGTTGATGGACAGCTGGTTGATCAAGCTCAAGTACAAGTTTCATAA
- a CDS encoding GH92 family glycosyl hydrolase: protein MKLLLETIDTRFGTASKHAFSRGNTLPYTGVPFGMNYFVPQTSDQEGSWFFDPHLPIFQGIRLTHQPSPWIGDYSWLLLTPVTGQLGGDSLFHRQSSYDMDKASFQPHYLKIFSLRYQIESQLTPTCYGASIRLEQKQGKALSLYLHAADELTVEQVDERTLTLRQEGKTETNKNPLILFTSLKMNTDILAISQEGEDWLIDLASSHAEIQLATSFISHSQALLNLPQKDFDNCKANAQADWENLLHRFDIMETGEADRTFFDHCLYRLFLFPQTFYEVDESGQAIHMDLATGTVKPGVLFSNNGFWDTFRTTFPLFALIIPEHYHRFLEGFLNNYRDTGFLPKWLAPDERGMMPGTLLDGIIADSACKDMAPDLEEELLQAMLETATKSDPLGINGRHGLAQYQELGYLSTDHHESVSHTLDYAYSDFCISSCAEKLGKIEIAETYKAASQNYRHLFDAETGYMRARDGQGNFRPDFSPYSWGRDYAECSAIQATLGVLHDIPGLIQLMGGKEAFSNYLLKACQETPLFETTGYGYEIHEMSEMATAPFGQLAISNQPSFHIPYLFRYCDYPDYTALLIKTLRQKAFHPSWEAYPGDEDNGSLSAWYIWSTLGFYPTCPGKPSYDLGIPLFDHLRVYLAKEDKWLDIHAEQNHSHFNFVKECRLDTTLVSTIQHQDLLKAEQLTFTLSWLPSH, encoded by the coding sequence ATGAAACTACTACTTGAAACCATCGATACCCGCTTTGGAACTGCCAGCAAGCATGCCTTCTCTCGGGGAAATACCCTGCCATACACAGGCGTGCCTTTTGGGATGAATTACTTTGTACCCCAGACCAGTGACCAGGAGGGCTCTTGGTTTTTCGATCCGCATCTGCCTATCTTTCAGGGGATTCGATTAACCCACCAGCCCAGCCCTTGGATTGGCGACTACTCTTGGCTCCTTCTGACACCTGTCACAGGCCAACTGGGTGGAGACAGCCTCTTCCATCGCCAGTCTTCCTATGATATGGATAAGGCCTCTTTCCAACCTCATTATCTGAAAATTTTCTCCCTGCGCTATCAGATTGAAAGCCAGCTTACACCGACTTGCTACGGTGCTTCTATTCGTTTGGAACAAAAGCAAGGCAAAGCCCTCTCCCTCTATCTTCACGCAGCAGATGAACTGACAGTGGAGCAAGTAGATGAGCGGACTCTTACCCTACGACAAGAAGGTAAAACTGAAACCAACAAAAATCCACTGATACTGTTCACATCCCTGAAAATGAATACGGATATCCTTGCTATCAGCCAAGAAGGCGAAGACTGGCTAATTGACTTAGCAAGTAGCCATGCTGAAATTCAGCTAGCGACTTCTTTCATCTCTCACTCTCAGGCTCTGCTTAATCTACCTCAAAAAGATTTTGATAACTGTAAAGCAAATGCACAAGCGGACTGGGAAAATCTCCTCCATCGTTTTGATATCATGGAAACAGGAGAGGCTGACCGAACCTTCTTTGATCACTGCCTTTACAGACTCTTCCTCTTCCCACAGACTTTTTATGAGGTTGATGAATCAGGGCAAGCCATCCATATGGATCTGGCTACTGGAACTGTCAAGCCTGGTGTCCTCTTCAGCAACAATGGTTTCTGGGATACCTTCCGCACCACCTTCCCCCTCTTTGCTCTTATCATACCAGAACACTACCACCGCTTCTTAGAAGGATTTCTCAATAACTACCGCGATACTGGTTTCCTTCCAAAATGGCTGGCTCCAGATGAACGTGGCATGATGCCAGGTACCCTGCTAGATGGCATTATCGCAGATAGCGCCTGCAAGGACATGGCCCCCGACCTAGAAGAAGAACTCCTCCAAGCCATGCTTGAAACAGCCACCAAGTCCGACCCTCTCGGCATCAATGGTCGTCACGGATTAGCCCAATACCAAGAACTAGGCTACCTCTCTACCGACCACCACGAAAGCGTCAGCCACACCCTAGACTATGCCTATAGTGACTTTTGTATCTCTAGCTGTGCTGAAAAACTAGGGAAAATAGAAATCGCTGAAACCTACAAGGCCGCATCACAAAATTACCGCCATCTATTTGACGCTGAGACAGGTTACATGCGAGCGCGTGATGGTCAAGGCAACTTCCGTCCTGATTTCTCTCCTTATAGTTGGGGACGTGATTATGCCGAATGTTCAGCCATCCAAGCAACTTTAGGCGTCCTCCACGATATCCCAGGCTTGATCCAGCTTATGGGTGGAAAAGAAGCCTTTAGCAACTATCTTTTAAAAGCCTGTCAGGAGACTCCCCTCTTTGAGACAACAGGCTATGGCTACGAGATTCACGAAATGAGCGAGATGGCTACTGCTCCTTTTGGACAACTCGCCATTTCCAACCAGCCAAGCTTCCACATTCCTTATCTCTTCCGTTACTGCGATTACCCTGACTACACTGCTCTTCTCATCAAGACGCTCCGTCAGAAAGCTTTTCACCCAAGTTGGGAAGCCTATCCTGGCGATGAAGACAATGGCAGTCTCTCAGCCTGGTACATCTGGTCAACTCTCGGTTTTTATCCGACCTGTCCAGGAAAACCAAGCTATGACCTCGGAATCCCTCTCTTTGACCACCTCCGAGTCTACCTTGCCAAAGAAGATAAATGGCTAGATATTCATGCTGAGCAAAACCACAGCCATTTTAACTTTGTAAAAGAATGCCGACTGGACACAACTCTAGTATCAACTATTCAACACCAAGATCTCCTAAAAGCTGAACAACTAACCTTCACCCTCAGCTGGTTACCAAGTCACTAG